Proteins co-encoded in one Paracrocinitomix mangrovi genomic window:
- a CDS encoding DoxX family protein, translated as MDDMRLRNQKPDVAGRSLLLNVIFVLLNVTGVVLTVIGFHESTSDSNSLVLSIMGMSLIAISLFVLFMLKGLFLFSYVARAFVGGLFIVSGLVKANDPWGFAFKLEEYFSPQGLTADYGFFGWFADYTLELSILICVAEIVLGAAVILGGKIKLASWSLLLMMIFFTWLTWYTASCNANQMLAMETGQEFTRDCVTDCGCFGDALRGSVGRSLTPYESFWKDIVLFYFVIIIFVNQWKINLNSIKENWIMVPASMVVIIFFSYVFDMWWFPIFFGLIALLGSFVIGNINIGKMAKPWKMAAYVSLLALIFSLYTSHYLPIKDYRAYAIGNNIKEQMSNGIPRISEWKFKYKNLQTGKEELFDASEYEVYGDTTMYEYVGREEIVIDPGKDPSITDFVATLEYEKLTDAEKKIPYVDSLFEWDYENYYEEKMILTHDYGADTIAALEYDTLFYPDSLYKAGDVYWDLIDPSAPWVIDMTQYLLNSENLLLMTIRDIENINEGSIDDFSELLTKSKEANIPFYVLSPATAEQISTFKSKYNFDATFMQFDGTEIKIIVRSNPGLVWLQNGTVKDKWPSRSIPDFDSIFEDEIENQHE; from the coding sequence ATGGATGATATGCGATTGAGAAATCAAAAACCTGATGTTGCAGGTAGATCTTTATTGCTAAATGTGATTTTCGTTTTGTTGAATGTCACAGGTGTTGTTTTAACAGTAATAGGATTTCACGAATCAACCTCAGATTCTAATTCTCTTGTGTTAAGCATAATGGGAATGTCCCTAATAGCAATTAGTTTGTTTGTCTTGTTTATGCTCAAAGGTCTTTTCCTTTTTTCATATGTCGCCAGAGCTTTTGTGGGAGGTTTGTTTATTGTGTCGGGTCTAGTAAAAGCTAATGATCCATGGGGTTTTGCTTTTAAATTAGAAGAATATTTTTCACCGCAAGGTTTAACAGCAGATTATGGCTTTTTTGGTTGGTTTGCAGATTATACATTGGAACTTTCAATCCTGATTTGTGTTGCTGAAATCGTATTGGGGGCAGCTGTAATTTTAGGAGGTAAAATCAAATTGGCATCATGGTCACTTTTATTGATGATGATATTCTTTACCTGGCTTACCTGGTATACTGCAAGTTGTAATGCTAATCAAATGTTGGCAATGGAAACAGGTCAGGAGTTTACTAGAGATTGTGTAACAGATTGTGGTTGTTTTGGTGATGCATTGAGAGGTTCGGTCGGTAGGTCCTTAACTCCCTATGAGTCATTCTGGAAAGATATTGTATTGTTCTATTTTGTGATTATCATTTTTGTTAATCAATGGAAGATTAACTTAAACTCTATTAAAGAAAATTGGATAATGGTACCGGCTTCAATGGTGGTAATTATCTTCTTTTCTTATGTTTTTGATATGTGGTGGTTCCCAATCTTCTTCGGTTTAATTGCCTTGTTGGGAAGCTTTGTGATAGGAAATATAAATATTGGAAAAATGGCCAAGCCATGGAAAATGGCTGCTTATGTTTCCTTATTGGCATTGATTTTCAGCCTTTATACTTCTCATTATTTACCAATTAAAGATTACAGAGCATACGCCATTGGAAATAATATCAAAGAACAAATGTCCAATGGTATTCCAAGAATTTCAGAATGGAAATTCAAGTATAAAAATCTTCAAACTGGTAAAGAAGAGTTGTTTGATGCCAGTGAATATGAAGTTTATGGGGATACTACTATGTACGAATACGTAGGAAGGGAAGAAATTGTAATTGATCCGGGTAAAGATCCATCTATAACGGATTTTGTGGCAACGCTTGAATATGAGAAGTTGACTGATGCAGAAAAGAAAATTCCTTATGTAGATTCGTTGTTTGAATGGGATTATGAGAATTATTATGAAGAGAAAATGATTTTAACGCATGATTACGGTGCGGATACAATTGCTGCATTGGAATATGATACGCTTTTCTATCCTGATTCTCTATATAAGGCTGGTGACGTATATTGGGATTTAATTGATCCTTCTGCGCCATGGGTGATTGATATGACTCAATATTTATTGAATTCAGAGAATTTGTTGTTAATGACAATTAGAGATATTGAGAATATCAATGAAGGTTCAATAGATGATTTTTCTGAATTATTGACAAAGTCTAAGGAAGCAAACATCCCTTTTTATGTACTTTCTCCTGCAACAGCTGAACAAATTTCAACTTTTAAATCAAAGTATAATTTTGACGCTACTTTCATGCAATTTGATGGAACTGAGATTAAAATTATAGTGCGTTCTAATCCAGGTTTAGTTTGGTTGCAAAACGGAACTGTGAAAGATAAATGGCCAAGTAGGTCAATTCCGGATTTTGATTCTATCTTTGAAGACGAGATAGAAAATCAACATGAGTAA
- a CDS encoding GIN domain-containing protein yields MQLKTKSVLFVCSAIILLASCKKVDAGEGIQTEKRFEIADFDKIVYSTVGKLTYTQSDSDRYVTVKTNQDMFEILDVYVENGILYIETEDNYSIKNGDQMIITVFDDDVNDIVASGSGNVTANFDETYNFDGHSLSCSGSGNINANEVHSQSQNLSTSGSGSINLSALYTEVTTVKISGSGGITTSGNTNESNVTMTGSGSFKAFSFFTYHTNITNSSSGNAEISVDSWLDCQISGSGNVYYKGSPIIVSSSTGSGKLIDAN; encoded by the coding sequence ATGCAATTGAAAACTAAATCGGTATTATTTGTTTGTTCAGCAATAATTTTGCTGGCATCTTGTAAAAAAGTAGATGCGGGTGAAGGGATTCAAACAGAGAAAAGGTTTGAAATTGCAGACTTTGACAAAATCGTTTATTCCACCGTTGGAAAATTGACCTACACACAATCAGATTCTGACCGCTATGTTACGGTGAAAACGAATCAGGACATGTTTGAAATATTAGATGTTTATGTAGAGAATGGCATCTTATACATTGAAACAGAAGACAATTATAGCATTAAAAATGGAGATCAAATGATCATTACAGTTTTTGATGATGATGTAAATGATATCGTAGCTTCAGGAAGTGGAAATGTAACAGCTAATTTTGATGAAACATACAATTTTGATGGCCATAGCTTAAGTTGTAGTGGATCCGGGAACATTAATGCTAATGAAGTACATAGTCAATCTCAAAATTTGTCAACCTCAGGTTCAGGAAGCATCAATTTATCTGCTTTGTATACTGAAGTTACCACTGTCAAAATAAGTGGCTCAGGAGGGATTACTACAAGTGGAAATACCAATGAATCTAACGTAACCATGACAGGAAGTGGAAGTTTTAAAGCCTTTAGTTTTTTCACTTATCACACTAATATTACCAATTCATCTTCAGGAAATGCTGAAATTTCAGTTGACAGCTGGTTAGATTGTCAAATTTCAGGTTCAGGAAATGTTTATTATAAAGGATCGCCGATAATAGTTTCCTCATCTACAGGTTCAGGAAAGTTGATTGATGCAAATTAA
- a CDS encoding tetratricopeptide repeat protein translates to MRFLLLIVLTISSFTVVAQNKKDVREADRLFKKEQYAEAMPMYRKFIDIDPSNMDYVYKFGGCMLMVTDKTDEALKLLLKAEKMGKKDEEISYFIGRAYEKKEQFNDAIMYYEKFSDSATKEDLKALKIKKRIKDCQKAQKALDKAKKE, encoded by the coding sequence ATGAGATTTTTATTATTAATTGTATTGACAATCAGTTCTTTTACCGTTGTTGCTCAAAATAAAAAAGATGTCAGAGAGGCTGACAGGCTTTTTAAAAAAGAACAATATGCAGAAGCAATGCCTATGTATAGAAAGTTCATTGATATTGACCCTTCAAATATGGATTATGTCTACAAGTTTGGAGGATGTATGTTAATGGTGACTGATAAAACTGATGAAGCATTGAAACTGTTGTTAAAGGCTGAAAAAATGGGAAAAAAGGATGAAGAAATTTCCTATTTCATTGGACGTGCATATGAGAAAAAAGAACAGTTTAATGATGCTATTATGTACTATGAGAAATTCTCAGATTCTGCAACAAAAGAAGATCTCAAGGCATTGAAAATTAAAAAGAGAATTAAAGATTGTCAAAAAGCCCAAAAAGCACTTGATAAAGCGAAGAAAGAATAG
- a CDS encoding ATP-dependent Clp protease adaptor ClpS: MAEVKELELVENETKVDKNRTLVLYNDDVNTFEFVIDSLVKICKHELMQAEQCTWIVHYNGKCSVKEGNFRDLRPMRQALSEKGLTAKIH; this comes from the coding sequence ATGGCAGAGGTGAAAGAACTCGAATTAGTAGAAAATGAAACTAAGGTTGACAAAAACAGAACTTTAGTATTGTACAATGATGACGTTAACACTTTTGAGTTTGTAATAGATTCTTTGGTAAAGATCTGCAAGCACGAATTAATGCAAGCCGAACAATGTACCTGGATAGTTCATTACAATGGGAAATGTAGTGTGAAAGAAGGGAATTTTAGAGATCTTAGACCAATGAGACAAGCCTTAAGTGAAAAGGGTTTGACTGCAAAGATTCATTGA
- the prmA gene encoding 50S ribosomal protein L11 methyltransferase → MDYIEVEMDFNPVEPWRDIAISEMGEEGFDSFVETKTGVKGYIPEKHFSQEWAESYGQREYVKNIEWKKIEDQNWNAKWESNFEPVIIEDQIVIKAPFHNQSFDAPIVVTIQPQMSFGTGHHQTTWMMSKRLNEIDLDGKEVLDMGTGTGVLAILAEIKGAKYVYAPDIDEWSFNNAIENIALNDCSNIEVALGDHQLLAGKIFDVIAANINKNVLIEQFSVYSRCLKPEGKLLISGFFATDQEDLKKVANENGFIFEDTLTKDGWAMMQFKKA, encoded by the coding sequence ATGGATTACATTGAAGTAGAAATGGATTTCAATCCTGTTGAACCATGGAGAGATATTGCCATATCAGAAATGGGAGAGGAAGGTTTTGACAGTTTTGTTGAAACCAAAACAGGAGTGAAAGGTTATATTCCCGAAAAACACTTTTCTCAAGAATGGGCAGAGTCCTATGGACAAAGAGAATATGTGAAAAATATTGAGTGGAAGAAGATTGAGGATCAGAATTGGAATGCCAAATGGGAGTCAAATTTTGAACCTGTTATTATAGAGGATCAAATTGTTATTAAAGCACCATTTCATAATCAATCTTTTGATGCTCCTATAGTTGTTACCATTCAACCTCAAATGTCTTTTGGAACAGGCCATCACCAAACAACATGGATGATGTCTAAAAGATTGAACGAGATTGATCTGGATGGGAAAGAAGTGCTGGATATGGGCACTGGTACAGGTGTTTTGGCTATCCTGGCTGAAATAAAAGGTGCCAAATACGTGTATGCTCCGGATATTGATGAATGGTCTTTCAATAATGCCATTGAAAATATTGCATTAAATGATTGTTCTAACATTGAAGTGGCTTTGGGTGATCATCAGTTGTTAGCTGGAAAGATATTTGATGTGATCGCAGCTAATATCAACAAGAATGTACTGATTGAACAATTTTCAGTATATTCAAGATGTTTAAAACCTGAAGGCAAATTGCTGATAAGTGGATTTTTTGCTACTGATCAGGAAGATTTGAAGAAAGTAGCCAATGAAAATGGCTTTATTTTTGAAGATACCTTAACTAAAGATGGTTGGGCAATGATGCAGTTTAAAAAAGCCTAA
- a CDS encoding DUF1599 domain-containing protein, translating to MSKTADQYKKVIAKCRSIFEKKGKDYGTAWRILRISSLTDQIFIKAQRIRTIQETGVNKVGEDIEGEFIAIVNYCVMGLIQLELGADAEVEMPMDKVVALYDEKTNQAFDLMEKKNHDYGEAWRDMRVSSHTDLIMMKILRTKQIEDNDGKTLISEGIDANYLDMLNYAVFALILLDEQS from the coding sequence ATGTCAAAAACTGCTGATCAATATAAAAAAGTAATCGCCAAATGTAGGTCAATCTTTGAGAAAAAAGGTAAGGATTATGGTACTGCTTGGCGTATTTTAAGAATTAGTTCATTGACAGATCAAATTTTTATCAAAGCTCAACGCATTAGAACAATACAAGAAACCGGAGTCAATAAAGTGGGAGAGGATATTGAAGGAGAATTCATTGCTATTGTTAATTACTGCGTAATGGGATTGATTCAATTGGAATTAGGAGCTGATGCAGAAGTAGAGATGCCAATGGATAAGGTAGTGGCCTTATATGATGAAAAGACCAATCAGGCATTTGATTTAATGGAGAAAAAGAATCATGATTATGGCGAAGCATGGAGGGACATGAGAGTATCTTCACATACAGATTTAATCATGATGAAAATATTGCGCACCAAACAAATTGAGGATAACGACGGAAAAACTTTAATTTCTGAGGGTATTGATGCCAATTATTTGGACATGTTAAACTATGCAGTTTTCGCCCTTATCCTTTTGGATGAACAATCATAA
- the tpiA gene encoding triose-phosphate isomerase, whose translation MSKQILAGNWKMNLDYAEAKKLVQDLLKLKDKFNKDAEVVICPSPVYIAVFAEILAKEKWIKLGAQNCYFADNGAYTGEVSPVQLKSLEVDYCIVGHSERRDFFNEDYALLAKKTKALLNHGITPIFCCGEQLQVRESNVYREFVMKQIEEALFSLSAEEISKVVIAYEPVWAIGTGKTATAEQAQEIHALIRARVTAKFGEKVGKEISIIYGGSCKPENAKELFAQNDINGGLIGGASLVAKDFCEISNSF comes from the coding sequence ATGAGTAAACAAATATTAGCCGGAAACTGGAAAATGAATCTGGACTATGCAGAAGCTAAAAAGCTAGTTCAGGATCTCTTAAAACTTAAAGACAAATTCAATAAAGATGCAGAAGTGGTAATTTGCCCTTCTCCTGTATATATTGCAGTTTTTGCAGAGATTCTAGCCAAAGAAAAATGGATTAAATTAGGTGCTCAAAACTGTTACTTTGCAGATAATGGGGCCTATACTGGGGAAGTTTCACCAGTTCAATTAAAATCTTTAGAAGTAGATTACTGTATAGTTGGTCACTCTGAAAGACGAGATTTTTTTAATGAAGATTATGCTTTATTGGCAAAAAAAACCAAGGCTTTATTGAATCATGGAATTACACCAATCTTTTGTTGTGGTGAGCAATTACAAGTGAGAGAAAGTAATGTCTATCGAGAATTTGTGATGAAACAAATCGAAGAAGCTTTATTCTCCTTGAGTGCAGAGGAAATTTCAAAAGTGGTTATCGCTTATGAACCGGTTTGGGCAATTGGAACTGGAAAAACTGCAACTGCTGAACAAGCACAAGAAATACATGCCTTAATTCGCGCTAGAGTAACCGCGAAATTCGGAGAAAAAGTGGGCAAAGAAATTTCCATTATCTACGGTGGAAGTTGCAAACCGGAAAATGCCAAAGAACTTTTTGCTCAAAACGATATCAATGGAGGGTTGATCGGAGGAGCGTCTTTAGTAGCTAAAGATTTTTGTGAAATAAGCAACTCATTTTAA